In Portunus trituberculatus isolate SZX2019 chromosome 46, ASM1759143v1, whole genome shotgun sequence, a single window of DNA contains:
- the LOC123520325 gene encoding uncharacterized protein LOC123520325, with amino-acid sequence MRASLKRLILKHVRQDSVDLDCSLLPLQVVDLCRRILWHNEVVAALDAADQHSQKPDFDGVLRGVTQDLEALTKATKEEGKTSTPLRAARLAFFITTMLELRDTTSRLVRDEPSSRFAYSWVQHLRHHVTGERRGAGVQVSVGVDSLDYGYEYQGVATAAVPTPTTLRARHCLLTAAARRKCGVAVGGVGAGKTETVWEVARAAGQFMATLTCSPNTSVQVSQRRRE; translated from the exons ATGAGGGCATCTCTTAAGCGCCTTATCCTCAAACACGTACGTCAAGATAGTGTTGACTTGGACTGCTCTTTGCTTCCTCTGCAG GTAGTGGACTTGTGTCGTCGCATCCTGTGGCACAATGAAGTGGTGGCGGCGCTGGACGCTGCTGACCAACACTCACAGAAGCCAGACTTCGATGGCGTGTTACGGGGAGTGACGCAAGACCTGGAGGCACTGACGAAGGCGACGAAAGAAGAGGGCAAAACCAGCACACCTCTAAGAGCTGCACGTCTTGCATTCTTCATCACTACGATGTTGGAACTGCGAGACACAACCTCCAGGCTGGTGCGGGACGAGCCCTCCTCCAG GTTTGCGTACTCGTGGGTGCAGCACCTGCGCCACCACGTTACTGGAGAGAGGCGGGGCGCAGGTGTGCAAGTGAGCGTGGGCGTGGACAGTCTTGATTACGGCTACGAATATCAGGGCGTAGCTACAGCCGCTGTACCAACGCCCACCACCCTGCGCGCCCGCCACTGCCTCCTCACAGCCGCCGCCAGAAGGAAGT GTGGCGTGGCAGTGGGTGGCGTGGGCGCTGGCAAGACGGAGACGGTGTGGGAGGTTGCGCGTGCTGCAGGGCAGTTCATGGCTACCCTCACCTGCAGCCCCAACACCTCCGTGCAGgtgagtcagaggaggagagagtga
- the LOC123520073 gene encoding uncharacterized protein LOC123520073 — protein sequence MPRIWCSFNRLIRAVARVCSDIRCSMGHDEAFLGGSDGGESNMTNPWAGTQRRTHRTTPFLLPQTNEGIVMQALYVVVTPLLSGADKEWHRFFRSHFDLEYASCESPLQEMEECLREVLLECGYGETPQVVACLNQEEGAPDQEEHAEGGSARKETSSKNLSRHGDILLAAALNLYSVLSVHGCCCLRAPPAAGKTTVWRVLAAAMNRREGKGAARRVRVRVVACGAFTRTHLLGAWREGGRAWRKGVLFSSLAKTHHVSKSEQWMVVVGPFPRGVLAALATLCHPCSSITDDALHHLMPLQGFKFIFETAAREDLTPLILVRCPVVEMSEEEMVIGQAADGALRGMAGTLQSLQSGTLLAQCRSALTDGLRSLGLPSTSLQCVAQCACRLLEGRLTPTAPPEEVTEALTHVLDLLHTARYPHLHPPNGTYTPARLDSRSPAPSDAFLDFPGRVVAIPEFQAGLTLLPQLLDAGCPLLLHSKPGHGLSTFLDIFERNLAPATHVIRFRCTPLTTSEDLFSSMIGSLLPCPLQKSQSQQASRRPLSNRWRTVDDEAEEGVRGLAPGDEGFSLLILEDAHLQLEADGAAGTICETFRYTSIYLSYTIHNIFP from the exons ATGCCAAGAATTTGGTGCTCCTTCAACAGGTTGATACGGGCTGTAGCGCGCGTGTGTAGCGACATCAGGTGCTCCATGGGGCATGATGAGGCGTTCCTCGGTGGGAGTGACGGAGGAGAGAGCAACATGACAAATCCATGGGCGGGTACACAGCGTCGGACGCATCGCACGACACCCTTCTTGCTGCCCCAGACAAATGAAGGAATTGTAATGCAGGCGTTGTACGTCGTAGTGACGCCTCTACTTAGTGGCGCGGATAAAGAATGGCACAGGTTTTTCAGGAGTCATTTTGATCTGGAGTATGCCAGTTGTGAGTCACCGCtacaggagatggaggagtgcCTACGTGAGGTGCTGCTCGAGTGCGGCTACGGCGAGACGCCCCAAGTGGTAGCTTGCCTCAACCAGGAAGAAGGTGCCCCAGATCAAGAGGAACATGCGGAGGGAGGCTCAGCGAGGAAAGAGACAAGCTCGAAAAATCTGAGCCGGCACGGCGACATCCTTTTGGCTGCTGCCCTCAACCTGTACTCCGTGCTGTCAGTGCACGGGTGCTGCTGTCTCAGGGCGCCTCCAGCGGCAGGCAAGACCACTGTCTGGAGG GTGTTGGCGGCGGCGATGAACAGGCGAGAAGGGAAGGGCGCGGCGAGGCGGGTCAGAGTGCGAGTAGTTGCCTGTGGTGCCTTCACGAGAACACACCTGCTGGGGGCGTGGCGGGAAGGAGGACGTGCGTGGAGGAAGGGGGTCCTGTTCTCCTCCCTCGCCAAGACCCATCAC GTGAGCAAGAGCGAGCAGTGGATGGTCGTGGTGGGTCCCTTCCCGCGTGGAGTGCTGGCAGCCCTGGCCACGCTCTGCCACCCCTGCTCTAGCATCACTGACGACGCCCTGCACCACCTCATGCCGCTTCAAGGCTTCAAATTTATTTTCGAAACCGCTGCCAGGGAAGACCTTACTCCCCTCATCCTCGTTAG ATGTCCAGTAGTAGAGATGTccgaggaggagatggtgatcGGCCAGGCTGCTGACGGGGCTCTAAGGGGAATGGCTGGAACGTTGCAAAGCTTGCAGTCTGGGACACTGTTGGCCCAGTGTCGTTCTGCTCTCACTGATGGTCTCCGCTCCCTCGGCCTGCCCTCCACTTCTCTG CAATGCGTGGCGCAGTGTGCTTGTCGCTTGCTGGAAGGGCGGCTGACACCCACGGCGCCGCCCGAGGAGGTGACGGAGGCTTTGACACATGTGCTAGACCTTCTGCACACTGCCAGATACCCACACCTCCACCCTCCTAATGGGACCTACACACCTGCCAG GCTGGACTCCAGGAGCCCCGCGCCCTCAGATGCTTTCTTGGACTTTCCTGGACGAGTGGTGGCCATTCCAGAGTTCCAAGCCGGCCTCACGCTTTTGCCTCAGCTTCTTGATGCCGGCTGTccgctcctcctccactctaaGCCTG GCCACGGACTCAGCACCTTCCTCGACATATTCGAGCGGAACCTTGCCCCCGCTACTCATGTCATCCGCTTCCGATGCACGCCACTGACAACGTCTGAggatcttttttcctccatgatTGGCTCGTTGCTCCCGTGTCCGCTGCAGAAGAGCCAATCACAGCAGGCCTCCAGGCGCCCCCTCAGCAATCGCTGGAGGACAGTGGACGACGAAGCCGAGGAAGGAGTGCGAGGTCTGGCCCCCGGCGACGAGGGTTTCTCTCTGTTAATACTGGAGGACGCTCATCTGCAGCTGGAGGCAGACGGTGCTGCAGGAACCATCTGTGAGACCTTCAGGTACacctccatttatttatcttataccATTCATAACATCTTCCCTTAA
- the LOC123519703 gene encoding uncharacterized protein LOC123519703, producing MHQSLQSIVSGGIQGGFWLLLEEAALLPSALVSRLAQYLHSVRHTKANALKRCLIDGQEMKVVDSFSLFLTVTSPSNVLGVAPPPCPLLNHSIAPHLSPVTVCLPSTETMLEVVLRGQGLAVSSEFLQKLRECFAHLTSLRPDG from the exons ATGCACCAGAGTCTTCAGAGTATAGTAAGTGGCGGGATTCAGGGCGGCTTCTggctgctgctggaggaggcTGCCCTTCTTCCCTCTGCTTTGGTGTCGCGCCTCGCTCAGTACCTGCACAGCGTCCGCCACACCAAGGCCAACGCTCTCAAGAG ATGCCTCATCGACGGCCAAGAGATGAAAGTGGTGGATTCCTTTAGTCTGTTCCTGACGGTGACCAGTCCTAGTAATGTACTGGGTGTAGCACCACCTCCCTGCCCGCTCCTAAACCATTCCATCGCTCCCCATCTCTCCCCGGTCACAGTTTGTCTCCCTAGTACTG AAACTATGCTGGAGGTGGTATTGCGGGGCCAGGGCCTCGCTGTGTCCTCAGAGTTCCTGCAGAAGTTGCGGGAATGCTttgctcacctcacctcactccgACCTGATG GGTAA
- the LOC123520365 gene encoding dynein axonemal heavy chain 6-like, with amino-acid sequence MQLPHIASATCEYIIKVCLQDVLVEIDEDNYLPETTRAVIHELYEDLQEPSSSLTPSPALTQPPRLDSHSSGANEAPAAVAEEKREGTGDSTARGGCAEGSISTEGSSITVPGQSQVKATSSMEGSIAGSLRVPIQGSSTEVEGLVVVPNLHHLLQLIEAVRRNSCYLQLTMGQAASLLTFEAGRVFSSVIPSETALRKRISGVIKKYFEEVDRVAWWPGVTEEGKRTMTHTREYSEVLRGVQYPEGLQPIMFTQTHYEALLKLVLTLETVSGHAVVLGPPGVGKMSLARLAAYNIRARVYFLDDQREEAGRVAAIRAAVQASGVGGRRTVILLRQHALTPALLDMLHGLAHTGWSEGLWDPLRVRGLLEGIRQKSSKSPRPHENRWMTYLEEEELAALKHRLITNVRRNLHIVLVIYSRQVCEEWCRRYPPLRSRWVWVRLDDWANETQREVARRIFIPAELPPHILHQMQVALPAIHQLLKKEAALTVTVADFVEACRVTVKLLAHRRTQLRDSLALFKGGMDKLQETSGNVEELKGELAELEPELKATQEEGQRLTHGLAQQRTHVSQIRDQMVSLEERVKEKCEAVSAMNEEVVQEVGEAVPGLEAAEKAIKALDKKDLVEVRVLNKPPDLVLLVMEPICILLNTKLEWAAMKTLLGDPSMMKRLVEVEKDSLSDATLRKLKKYTESPKFLPDEVGKVSKPCRPLCAWLKALEHYAQVLRNVEPKKMRLSEMERELSTIQLEQRQLQQQLGQNERELSELQARYEGCVCRRQQLEGGIKRASARLQRCTRLTTVLADEDSRWSAKIKVLMEEVENVYGECTLGGVAVAYLAALPEPHRNDLLQQALSILTASCIDTPKKFNLVETLSTSEVREEWTRADLYPDPACYLQAAFVTAAARRTLVFDPDCMCVHWLRRLRENIAGGVAVLHARDESLPSRVLAAARSRRPMVILHTPASLTYNLRKVLEVPPVVQTSDGERVEVTIFLVTGSASPKLPPDMCVYLTRVSFALPPIVLEERLLNDVLKIEREDLYEQRANLTASISRDQKALTAVDDNILHKLTQAATALLDNEELLAAFYEAKSTSAEFRTRLAESRRTLQKIGNVRDKYRPVATRARLLFSASTALRSLNPNYVFSLQHFLYLFSVCITSGDRTEALSFDQRIDSLVKSVTQMVVTHVSRALRPTHRLAFTTSLCAAIAAEQGTLRRATWAAVLDPNCYDEAALLKAVVAQEGEFDPIASDLLRGVRLHLILHDLVTDVGLSGSRGIAEAPRGRISDFHALMLLRISKPRLLVAGAREVVNSTLSDSSLLKPDLSLVRMLGQEERKQPVLVWTDYGRDVGEEVLGVAQARGLGGITRVITAPTRTKVTTDRWSLCAPCPLRPLLAPGQQ; translated from the exons ATGCAGCTCCCGCACATTGCCTCCGCCACCTGCGAGTACATCATAAAG GTGTGTCTTCAGGACGTGCTTGTGGAAATTGATGAAGATAATTACTTGCCTGAGACGACGCGAGCCGTAATTCATGAGCTGTACGAGGATTTACAggagccctcctcctccctcactccttcaccagCCCTCACTCAGCCACCACGACTAGACTCACACTCATCGGGTGCTAACGAGGCTCCCGCTGCTGTTgctgaagagaagagggagggcaCAGGTGATTCAACAGCTCGAGGAGGCTGCGCGGAAGGCTCCATCAGCACTGAGGGCAGCAGCATCACGGTTCCAGGTCAGTCTCAAGTGAAAGCCACAAGCTCCATGGAGGGAAGCATCGCTGGGTCCCTAAGAGTTCCCATCCAAGGCAGCAGCACTGAGGTTGAAGGGCTGGTGGTGGTTCCCAACCTCCACCATCTCCTGCAACTGATTGAGGCAGTTCGAAGGAATTCTTGTTACCTGCAGCTAACGATGGGGCAGGCGGCGTCCCTCCTCACCTTCGAGGCCGGCAGGGTGTTCAGCAGCGTCATTCCCTCAGAGACAGCGCTCAGGAAGAGAATCAGTGGTGTCATCAAGAAGTATTTTGAAGAG GTGGACCGTGTGGCTTGGTGGCCTGGCGTGactgaggaaggcaagagaacCATGACTCACACCAGGGAGTACAGCGAGGTGCTCAGGGGCGTACAG tACCCTGAAGGGCTGCAGCCAATCATgttcacacaaacacattacGAGGCGCTGCTCAAGCTGGTGCTCACGCTGGAGACAGTGAGTGGGCACGCCGTGGTGCTAGGACCGCCAGGTGTGGGCAAGATGTCTCTGGCACGTCTGGCAGCCTATAATATTcgtgccag AGTCTATTTCCTGGACGACCAGCGGGAGGAGGCCGGGAGGGTGGCTGCCATCAGGGCGGCGGTGCAGGCCTCGGGAGTCGGTGGACGCCGTACTGTCATCCTCCTGCGGCAACACGCCCTTACGCCAGCACTGCTTGACATGCTGCATGGTCTTGCCCACACAG gATGGAGTGAAGGACTGTGGGATCCTCTCAGGGTTCGAGGACTGCTTGAGGGCATCAGACAAAAGAGCAGCAAAAGTCCTCGCCCACACGAGAATCGATGGATGACTTacctggaagaggaagagttggcTGCCCTCAAGCACAGGCTTATTACAAACGTCAGGAGGAACCTTCACATCGTTCTCGTCATTTACTCACGTCAG GTCTGCGAGGAGTGGTGCCGCCGCTACCCGCCACTGCGCAGCCGGTGGGTGTGGGTGCGGCTGGATGACTGGGCTAATGAGACGCAAAGGGAAGTGGCCAGAAGGATCTTCATTCCGGCAGAGCTGCCGCCCCACATCCTACACCAGATGCAGGTCGCCCTCCCCGCCATACATCAG CTTCTGAAAAAGGAGGCGGCGCTGACAGTGACGGTAGCGGATTTCGTGGAGGCTTGTCGGGTGACGGTGAAACTATTAGCCCACCGCAGGACACAGCTACGGGATTCCCTGGCTCTCTTCAAGGGCGGCATGGAC AAATTACAAGAAACAAGTGGGAACGTTGAGGAACTGAAGGGTGAACTTGCGGAGCTGGAGCCCGAGCTGAAGGCGACGCAGGAAGAGGGCCAGCGATTGACTCACGGCCTAGCACAGCAGCGGACCCATGTGTCGCAGATCAGGGACCAGATGGTGTCCCTGGAGGAGAGAGTTAAG GAGAAGTGTGAGGCTGTGAGTGCCATGAACGAGGAGGTGGTGCAGGAGGTAGGGGAGGCTGTGCCGGGCCTCGAGGCAGCGGAGAAGGCGATCAAGGCACTGGACAAGAAAGATTTGGTTGAGGTGCGTGTCCTCAACAAGCCTCCGGACCTCGTGCTTCTCGTGATGGAACCAATCTGCATCCTCCTCAACACCAA ACTGGAGTGGGCTGCCATGAAGACTCTGTTGGGGGACCCGTCAATGATGAAGAGgctggtggaagtggagaaggattCCCTCAGCGACGCGACTCTGAGGAAACTGAAGAAGTATACCGAGAGCCCAAAGTTCTTGCCAGacgag GTGGGAAAGGTGTCCAAACCGTGCCGGCCGCTGTGTGCGTGGCTGAAAGCGTTGGAACATTACGCCCAGGTGTTGCGGAATGTTGAACCCAAGAAGATGCG GCTGAGCGAAATGGAGCGTGAGCTGAGCACCATCCAGCTGGAGCAGAGACAGTTGCAGCAACAGCTTGGTCAGAATGAGAGGGAGCTGAGTGAGCTGCAGGCGCGCTACGAAGGCTGTGTGTGTCGGCGGCAGCAGCTGGAGGGTGGTATCAAGCGGGCTTCGGCGAGGCTGCAACGGTGCACACGTCTCACCACTGTGCTGGCAGATGAAGACTCTCGCTGGTCCgctaaaatcaag gtgttgatggaggaggtggagaacgTGTACGGAGAGTGTACTCTGGGCGGCGTGGCGGTGGCGTACCTGGCGGCGCTTCCCGAGCCTCACAGGAACGACCTCCTGCAGCAAGCCCTGTCCATCCTCACCGCCAGCTGCATCGACACTCCTAAGAAGTTCAA CCTGGTGGAGACACTCAGCACCTCCGAGGTACGGGAGGAGTGGACAAGGGCAGATCTTTATCCTGATCCTGCGTGCTACTTGCAGGCAGCCTtcgtcaccgccgccgcccgGAGAACTCTTGTATTTGACCCTGACTGCATG TGCGTGCACTGGTTGCGGCGCCTCAGAGAGAACATCGCCGGGGGCGTGGCGGTGCTGCATGCTAGGGACGAGTCTCTCCCTTCGCGAGTGTTGGCAGCTGCACGCAGCCGCCGCCCGATGGTGATACTCCatacccctgccagcctcacctACAACCTTCGGAAGGTGCTGGAGGTGCCGCCAGTGGTGCAG ACTTCTGACGGAGAGCGCGTGGAGGTGACAATCTTCCTGGTGACCGGCAGCGCTTCGCCCAAACTGCCGCCGGACATGTGTGTATATCTTACCCGCGTGTCCTTCGCCCTGCCACCCATCGTGCTGGAGGAACGCCTCCTCAA TGACGTGCTGAAGATTGAACGTGAGGACCTGTACGAGCAGCGCGCCAACCTGACGGCCAGCATTTCACGGGATCAGAAGGCGCTCACGGCAGTCGACGACAACATCCTCCACAAACTCACGCAGGCGGCGACGGCGCTCCTTGACAATGAAGAGCTCCTCGCTGCCTTCTATGAGGCCAAG TCTACGTCAGCAGAGTTCCGGACTCGGCTGGCGGAGAGTCGGCGAACCCTGCAGAAGATTGGCAACGTACGGGACAAATATCGGCCAGTGGCCACCAGAGCCAGGCTTCTCTTCTCCGCCAGCACCGCCCTCAGAAGTCTCAACCCCAACTACGTCTTTTCTCTCCAACACTTCCTCTAC cTGTTCTCCGTGTGCATCACTAGCGGGGATAGAACTGAGGCGTTGAGCTTTGACCAGCGAATCGACTCCCTGGTGAAGAGTGTGACTCAGATGGTGGTGACGCATGTAAGCCGCGCCCTCCGCCCCACCCACCGCCTTGccttcaccacctctctctGCGCTGCCATCGCCGCTGAGCAGGGCACCCTCAGGCGAGCTACTTGGGCTGCCGTGCTCGATCCCAACTGTTACGACGAG GCAGCCCTGCTGAAGGCCGTGGTGGCACAGGAAGGCGAGTTCGACCCCATAGCCAGTGACCTGCTGCGAGGAGTCCGTCTGCACCTCATCCTTCACGACCTGGTCACG GACGTGGGTCTGAGCGGGAGTCGCGGAATTGCTGAGGCGCCGCGAGGAAGGATCTCAGACTTCCACGCCTTGATGCTGCTGCGGATATCCAAACCCCGTTTG TTGGTGGCCGGGGCGCGTGAGGTGGTAAATTCAACGCTTAGTGATTCCTCACTTCTGAAGCCGGATCTTTCCCTCGTCAGGAT GCTGGGACAGGAGGAACGCAAGCAGCCAGTACTGGTATGGACAGACTACGGGCGAGACGTAGGCGAGGAGGTCTTGGGCGTGGCACAAGCCCGCGGACTGGGCGGCATCACGCGGGTCATCACGGCGCCCACGCGTACCAAGGTGACCACTGACCGTTGGTCCTTGTGTGCCCCGTGTCCCCTGCGTCCCCTTCTTGCCCCGGGACAACAGTGA